Below is a window of Enterobacter kobei DNA.
GAATACAACCTGAATGCCAGCAAAGCTGAAGGCTCTCAGGACACCAGAACACGTCTCGCCTTTGCTGGTCTGAAAGCAGGTGACTACGGTTCATTTGACTACGGTCGTAACTATGGCGTGTTCTACGATGCGCTGGCCTCTACCGATATGCTGGTTGAATACGGCGGCGATACCCTTTGCCAGACCGACAACTTCATGACCTGCCGTACTACCGGTGTTGCGACTTACCGTAACACTAACTTCTTCGGTCTGGTTGATGGTCTGTCACTCGGCCTGCAGTACCAGGGTAAAAACGTGAATGGCCACGGTGTTGAGCGTCAGAACGGCGACGGCGGCAGCTACTCCCTGGGTTATGACTTCCTGGATGGCTTCAACGTAACCGCAGCTTACACCAACTCTGACCGTACCAATGATCAAGAGCTGGATGGCAAAGGTAAACGTGCTGAAGGTTGGGCTACCTCACTGAAATATGATGCGAACAACGTTTACGCAGCAGTGATGTACGGCGAATCCAGCAACATGACCCGTGAAAACGACGATCAGTTTGCTAATAAAACGCAGAACTTCGAAGCTGTTGTTCAGTACCAGTTCGACTTCGGCCTGCGTCCGTCCCTGGGTTATGTGCAGTCAAAAGGTAAAGACCTGGCAAGCCGTACTACCTTCACCGGTGGCGATGCTGACCTGGTTAAATACGTAGAAGCAGGTACCTGGTACTACTTCAACAAGAACATGAACGTATACGGCGCATACCGCTTCAACCTGCTGGATAACAACGATTACACCCGTGATGTTGCTCTGGCTACCGACGACACTTATGTACTGGGCCTGGTTTACCAGTTCTAAGTCGTAACACACCTCGTTATATGCTTATTAAACAGGGCTTCGGCCCTGTTTTTTTATGCTCAAAATTTGAATATTCCCTTCACTTCTCAGATCTATTTCTTTTTATCGCAAACGGTTGGCATTTCCCTTCTCAGCCGTTAACCTGATAACGGCTTTTCCTTTTTGACACCACAATGGAACCTCGTCATGTTTGAGAAAATCACCGCTGCCCCTGCCGACCCAATTCTGGGCCTGGCCGATCTGTTTCGTGTCGATGCACGCCCTACTAAAATTAATCTGGGGATCGGCGTCTATAAAGATGAAACCGGCAAGACCCCGGTGCTGACCAGCGTAAAAAAAGCTGAGCAGTATCTGCTGGAAAATGAAACGACTAAAAATTACCTCGGCATTGACGGTATTCCAGAG
It encodes the following:
- a CDS encoding porin encodes the protein MMKRNILAVVIPALLVAGAANAAEIYNKNANKLDFYGKVVGKHIWDEAGGDSNSGDDSYARIGFKGETQVNDQLTGYGQWEYNLNASKAEGSQDTRTRLAFAGLKAGDYGSFDYGRNYGVFYDALASTDMLVEYGGDTLCQTDNFMTCRTTGVATYRNTNFFGLVDGLSLGLQYQGKNVNGHGVERQNGDGGSYSLGYDFLDGFNVTAAYTNSDRTNDQELDGKGKRAEGWATSLKYDANNVYAAVMYGESSNMTRENDDQFANKTQNFEAVVQYQFDFGLRPSLGYVQSKGKDLASRTTFTGGDADLVKYVEAGTWYYFNKNMNVYGAYRFNLLDNNDYTRDVALATDDTYVLGLVYQF